One genomic region from Capra hircus breed San Clemente chromosome 6, ASM170441v1, whole genome shotgun sequence encodes:
- the AFM gene encoding afamin, with amino-acid sequence MKQLKLTGFVIFFFFLTESLTLPTQPQDVDDVRITQKFIEDNVGYITIIAFAQYIQEASFEEVEMLVKTMAEYRDKCLADRTRPECSKLTNEVLLENICAMEGLPQKYNFSHCCRKVDFERRLCFFHNKKADIGFLPPLPTLDPEEKCQTYKNNRESFLNNYIYEVSRRNPFVFAPTLLTVAARFEEMTKTCCEEQEKANCFQTKAEPFIYYLKALSSYQKNVCGALMKFGPQILQSINIAILSQKFPKIGFKQLTSLLEDVSSKYDGCCEGDVVQCIRGRSKVMSHICSKQDSISSKIKDCCEKNIPVRGECIIYSNKDDRPNDLSLREAKFIESDNVCEKRDADQANFMAEFLYEYSRRHPELSTPELLRIAKVYEDLLKECCNMENPPECYRRAENRFNETTEKSLKIVQRECEHFQNLGKDDLKYHYLINLTKLAPQLSTEELTFLGKEMVIALTTCCTLSEEFACVDNLMDLVLGELCGINENRNINPAVDHCCKTNFAFRRSCFESLEADKTYVPPSTSQGLFTFHADLCQAHNEELQRKKDRFLVNLVKLKPELAGEELWSLLADFTTVVEKCCKAQEPEACFKEESPKLAAKSQAA; translated from the exons atgaaacagttaAAACTTACaggttttgttattttctttttctttttgactgaaTCCCTAACCTTGCCCACACAGCCTCAAGATGTAG ATGATGTCAGAATCACCCAGAAATTTATAGAGGATAACGTTGGATATAT CACCATCATTGCATTTGCTCAATATATTCAGGAGGCATCCTTTGAAGAAGTAGAAATGTTGGTAAAAACCATGGCAGAATACAGAGATAAATGCTTGGCTGACAGGACACGCCCAGAGTGTTCAAAATTAACT AATGAGGTTTTACTGGAAAATATATGTGCCATGGAGGGACTGCCGCAAAAGTATAACTTTTCACACTGCTGTCGTAAGGTTGACTTTGAAAGAAGACTCTGTTTCTTCCATAATAAGAAAGCTGATATAGGATTTTTGCCTCCTCTCCCTACTCTGGATCCTGAAGAGAAATGCCAGACTTACAAAAATAACAGGGAATCTTTTTTGAATAA TTATATTTATGAAGTTTCCAGAAGGAACCCCTTCGTTTTTGCTCCtacacttctaactgttgctgctcgTTTTGAGGAGATGACTAAAACATGCTGTGAGGAACAAGAAAAAGCTAACTGCTTTCAAACAAAG GCAGAACCTTTCATATACTATTTAAAAGCATTGTCTTCTTATCAAAAAAATGTTTGTGGGGCACTTATGAAATTTGGACCACAAATCTTACAATCTAT AAACATTGCTATACTTAGTCAAAAATTCCCCAAGATTGGATTTAAGCAACTTACCTCCCTTCTAGAAGATGTTTCTTCCAAATATGATGGATGCTGTGAAGGGGATGTTGTGCAGTGCATCCGCGGCAGG AGCAAGGTTATGAGCCATATTTGTTCAAAACAAGATTCCATCTCCAGCAAAATCAAAGACTGCTGTGAAAAGAATATACCAGTGCGTGGAGAGTGTATCATTTACTCCAATAAAGACGATAGACCAAACGACTTATCTTTAAGAGAAGCAAAATTTATTGAAAGTGACAATGTGTGTGAGAAACGAGATGCTGACCAAGCGAActtcatggctga GTTTCTTTATGAGTACTCAAGGAGACATCCAGAACTGTCCACACCAGAGCTGTTAAGAATTGCTAAAGTGTATGAGGATCTCCTCAAAGAGTGTTGTAACATGGAAAACCCTCCTGAGTGTTACCGTCGTGCG GAAAATAGATTCAATGAGACAACAGAGAAAAGCCTCAAGATAGTACAACGAGAATGTGAACATTTTCAGAATTTGGGGAAGGATGACTTGAAATACCA CTACCTCATCAATCTCACGAAGCTAGCCCCTCAGCTCTCCACTGAAGAATTGACCTTTCTTGGCAAGGAAATGGTGATAGCTTTGACCACCTGCTGTACCCTGAGTGAAGAGTTTGCCTGTGTTGATAATTTG ATGGATTTAGTTCTTGGAGAGTTATGTGGAATAAATGAAAATCGAAATATCAACCCTGCTGTGGACCACTGTTGTAAAACAAATTTTGCCTTCAGAAGGTCCTGCTTTGAGAGCTTGGAAGCTGATAAAACATATGTACCTCCATCTACCTCTCAAGGGTTATTTACCTTTCACGCAGACTTGTGTCAGGCTCATAACGAGGAACTCCAGAGGAAAAAAGACAG GTTTCTTGTCAACTTGGTGAAACTGAAGCCTGAACTTGCAGGGGAGGAACTGTGGTCATTGCTGGCAGATTTCACGACTGTGGTGGAGAAGTGCTGCAAAGCccaggagcctgaggcctgctTCAAGGAGGAG agTCCAAAATTGGCAGCCAAAAGTCAGGCTGCTTGA